ACTGATGGCTGAACCCGAAATCATGATCGAGGGCCTCGATAGAGCCAATCACTAACTATTCTTCTTGGTCTGGTGGACTGTATGCCTCGTTAGTTTCCATGTACTCGCGCCACTCTACTGCCAACTCCCTCGTTAAGTTATCATGGACGGTGGCCAGTACTTTATCGTGAGTTGATTCTGTCAGCTGGTCTGCTGAGTCGATCCCGACTTGCTCACAGACTTTCTGATGCAGGGTTCGTGAAACATTCTCGTTCAGATCGAACGGGACCAGTGACGTGGCAGTGGAATTTGCACGTTCGAACACTGCCGTTGCCAAGTTAATCGGAACGTACGACTCTCCCTGTGATAGGATCGTAGTGTCCGGGGCCATCGGGTAGTCTTGCAGCTCCTCGGCGAACAGGGACGCGTGCTCGACGACCTCCAAGGGAGTCTCCTTATGTTCAATACTTTCGCGGTTAGTGACTTTCTTGCCCCGCTCTTCGAGCATCCTAATCATCTCTGGAGGTAGGTAACTACCATCCGGGTACTGGCAGACATACCTATCCTCACCGGCCTCAAGGAATCGACAGCGAGTGATCCCGAAGGGCGTTGTGTAGTCGACCAAGAGTGTGTGTCCCTGCTCAGTTTCTTTTTCGGTCAACTCAATGCCTTCCTCGACAACCAACGTATCGCCCTCAAATCCTATTCCTTCAGTGTCGATCTCACGAATCTGCTCCTTTGCATTTGCTTGGAAATTCGCAATCATACGGCCTCCGTTCTGTTCTGATCCTGAGAGCATAACATCTACCCACAACGACTCGTATTCGCGATCGGGAAGAATGGCTCTAGCAGCAAGAAACCCAGTGAGCGTATCGAAGACGCTTATTGTATCGCGGAGCAGGAAGTGAATTAGTGGCAAATCTTCGTATTCATCCTCAAGCTGCCGAAGTCTCTCAAGAATCTCTTTCGCCTCGACGAGTCTGAACATCCACTGGGTAATCGACTCCAAATCGCGTATACTGTACCCGAACGAATAGACTGCATGTTGAACCTCGACTGGTAGTTCGTTTGGGTCCTCACCCTTGTAGCTGCACTCTTGACGATCTTGGTCGGTTACTCTGAATCTGTACCTGTTGATGGTCTCGCCGTCGACGTATTTTACACTAACTTCTGGGTCACCCTGACTCCACTCCTGGCACTTCACTTGGATGTATGTCCTTGCGTCTTCGTCAGCCATCTGCGGCACAACGTAGTTCTCTCCCCAGCCGAAATCGAATACTGGGACCGCGTACCGGTTTTCACTGGGCTTCATTGTCGGCTCCTTTTGTTTCGGTCATGCTGTTGTTACGTAATGCACCAACATATGGCTTGGTGCGAACGGACAATTCTATCCTATCCAAACATATGAACAGCAACTTTGGGAGCCTGTTCACAGGGGGTGAGTAACCAGTCTGAGGTGTCTTTGCCTTACTCTTCTTCGCTGGTCAATCCCAGTTCTTCACGCAGAAGATCATCGTCACGGAGGACCGTACGAAAGAGAGCAGTATAGAAATCCCAGTGTTTGTCGATCTCTTCCCCGTGTTCTCTTCTGTACTTGTACTCAAGCTCCTTGTATAGTGTGTGAATCTCTTCCTTCACTTCAGGAGGGACGAATACATTGATATTGTCATAGAGATCTGTAATTGCCCCTACCTCCTTGTCTGGGTTGGGATATTCACGCTCCATAACCCCGCCGACCTCTTGGACGTTATCTTGTTCTTGTGGCTCTGACGAACCATCATCATCACCACCTGGCGGTTCTGATGTTGTAGACGCTTCTTGCGTTTCTAACGTTTCTGGCGGTTCTGATGATTCCACCTCGGCAGATGTTTCTAGTACCTCCTCGTCTTCAGGGTCTCCGTCGTCACCAGAGATGCCAAACTGCTCGGCTAATTCTGCAGTTTTATCCATCTCATCACGGAGACCCCCTCCGTCTCCGTCACCGTCTCCATCTCCCATTCTAATTCACTCCTGCTTCGGCTCGAATATCTTCGGGTGTCATGTCTCTAGCAGCACTGATGTCGACTCCATACGATGGAGGGTTGGTCCCATCGAGAACCAGCTGAACCACTTCATCGTAGACTGGCAGTTGATCGTTCCGTAGGGATTCTTCGTAATTGTAGATCGAATTCTGACCCCACTTTGCACGGTCGAACGATGCTCTGTCATCGATCTTGACGAGTGGGCTGGTATTCTCCTCACACCAGGATATTACTTCTTTGTTCTCCGTTGTTAGCTTGTTCGAGATGTATGTCAGTGGGTATGCGAGGTAGTTAACCTCGAAGTCGTGCATCATACCGAGGACTTGCAGAGCTTGCCATTGATCTCGCACCGAGAAGATCGTCTCCGATTCGGGTTTCATTGGGACTACGACATTCCCACTCACAGTGATCGCATTCTTCGTGTACGCGGAGAGATCCGGTGGGCAGTCGCAGACAATATAGTGGTAATCTTTACTCAGTTGTTCAAGGGCCTTTCCTAGACGCTTTTCGGAAGCCGAAGCTGTATCTAAAGGCGTCTTGTTACCTTTGAATGTGGTGTTTGCGGGGATGAAATCGAATTCTTCGTGATCCGTCAGCACGACGTCGTCGATCTGACTCCACTTCTCAACATCCATTAGTACTTCATCGAGGGAGAGCCTATCGGCGTCCTCGAAGACCTCACGTTTGCCTACATTCGCAGTCAATGATCCCTGTGGATCGAGATCGATCAACAGAACCTCGAGATTCCGTGCGTTGAGTCCTCCTGAAATCATTAGCGAATTGAATGTTTTGCCTGTCCCCCCTTTTTGGAATGAAACTGCGATTGTTTCTGGGCTTGTTTCAACCGCGCTCGTTTCTGATGCCATGTAGGTTAGAGATGTTTCTTACGTAATAAGGCTTAGTCAGACGTTAAACGTTCTGAACATTAGAAACGTTAGAAACTGATGAAAATGGGGTGTTGGAAGCGTCAGAAACGTTAGAAACTGAGGGGTTGGGAATATTAGAAACATTCTGAACGTTGGTCGAGTGGCATCTTGATTAGTGATTGAATCACGCGCACATGGCTGTATGAAGTGCTAAAATCTATTCCATCAGTCTGGATTGATCAACCCGAAATACGTTGAGCATATTTCTACCGTTGGAAGCATTAGAAATAGTAGAGCTATTAGAAGTAATGAGAGATTCAAACACGATCTTCAGCCGTTCCATTGTGTATGTTATTGATCCTCATAACATCAGAACTATTGGAGCTGTTGAATACGTTAGAAACAATGGGAACGATAGAATCTATAGAAATCACCTAAGACAACCCTGCCCCGATCTGCTCCTTTATCATTGTAAGAACTGTTGGCTATCTCTCCAATGGCTCTACTATAGAGAACGTTAGAAATATTGGAGATATTTCGAACAATAGAGCTCACACCAATCCGAGAGGTTCAAGATCATGACTCAGTCGGTCACCGGCTATATCTATTATCGGTACTTCCCGAACGCTGCTTTGTGAACTGTGCTGAGTCACGCTCCATTGGATCAAACGCTGCGTGGTTACTCTGTGAAGAATGGAATAGGTTTCACAGATCAACAGAACCGAGCGGAGAGAACTCATGTAGCCGTCAGAGACGAGTGCTGTAGCTCAGTAGACGCTTACCTGAGGCCGCGGGCTGGCTCAGCCCGCGGCCGCTGCGTACGCTTCCGGCACACCGACGCCGTTCATTTTGATCTCCCAACTCCGCTCAAGTTCCTCCTCTAATGCGTGTCTGATCCAGTCAGAGAAGGTCTTGAACGTGAACTCTTCGGGTAGGTCGCGCCCGCCCCGCCGTGGGCGGGCGACGACCGCCCACCGAAGCACGAGCCAGAGGTTCTCCAGCAAGAACCCAACCAAGACGAACCCAAAGCGGACGATTGAATCCTGAGTCGTCGTTACCACCCGTGCTTGGCGGAATACGCGATAGCTGGTCTCAATCGCTGAGCGTTTCCGATAGAGTTGTTCGACCCGCTTCGGCGTGCGATCAGCCAGATCGCACGCCACATACCCTCTAACGACCTCTCCGCTCTTGCCACGATCTCCGGCTTGGTAGGAGACAGCGACTGCAAGTGGGAATTTCAGTTCCCGCTTGCAGTCTTTGTACATCCGATAGGTCGTCATGTACGAACAATGCGTGTCTAGCTTCTTCTTCATGCGTTTACCCTTCTTTTGGACGGGAACGACAGTCGCAGCGATGTCATGTGACCGACGTAGGATACGTTCGTTGTAGAAGCCGCGATCAGCCAACAAAAGGTCTATATCGAAGGGATAGGCCTCGACGCGGTCGAGGACACGCTCGACCGCGTCAGCCTCACTCTCATCACTCCGCACGTACGTCATAGCCAGCGTCACCGGCTTCCCGTTTGAAACGAGGTATGCTGAGCAGTAGCGGTGACACGTTGTTGTACCGTCTTTAGCAGCCATCCGACAGAGTTCGCCGCTCTCATCGGCGTACGTCCCGTGGTAGGGGTTATCGACGAAATCAATGGAGACTATCCTCGACCGGTCGGGGTCGAGGATCGTCATTGCCATCTCCTTCAGTAGGTCGTTAGCAATCCGCTCTAGCCACTCTCGGTTGAGAGTATGGAGCCAGTCCATGACAGTATCGTCACAGGGAGCGTTGTCGTTGTCTTTGCAGGTTTCCCAGACAGAAGTCTGGTTGACTGCTGCAAGGGTAACGACGGCCCAGATCTCGCCGGAATCGAGGGGCGAGCCCTCGATTCCCGGCAGCGGGAGCTGTTCAACGATATCTTCCGCTAGTTCTTTCACGTCTGTGGCTGAAAGATGCCCGTCTGGCTGAGGAATTGTGAACACATTCACTCAACCAGACATCTTCTTGATGACAGTTACGTTTCAGCTACAGCTCTCAAACCGGTTGGGAAGTACCGAATGTTCGGAGCAGTGTTCGCCGCCGAATGGAAGAGCTGTTAGATGATCTGAGGTTGCTACAACACCGACAGCCCGATTTGTTTGAAGACGCCGTACTGATGTTAGACGGTGTTGAGTGGGCCGATTCCGAGACAGTCTACAGTAATGACGAGACTGCTGATTCCATCGCCCCGATAGCCGATGGGGAACCACTCGATCCTCGCACCGATATCGAAGAACATGGGCAATCGGGTGGTTGTTCGTGGAGTTATACTGGTGCAGGTTCCCAACAGTTAGCCCTCGCGATCCTTGCACACGCGACTGATCCTGGTGTAGCCCGACGTCGGGCACAGGGATTCGCCGCTGTGTATATACAATCGTTAGACGACGGATGGAAATTGACAGCTGAGGAAGTCCAGAAATGGGTTCGGATTGTGGAAAACGAAGATAGGGATCTCAACCTGGAAAAATTGGATATGTCCCCTTACGAGCGAAAGCTCAATCAGGTACACGACATCTTCGAAAGCGAGATCGAGGCGTCTGATCTCACAGAAGACGAAAGAGAAAGGCTGGAATCGGCAGTTAGTGAGTTTGTTGAGTCACGCTTCCCCGAGGAACCTCTTGGCAGTCAAGACACATCCGATAGCACTGAATAATTGACATCCTCCCCGCGCTAAAACGCGAGGATTCCTCCATTTAGTTAATGCTTCTCGCTCGTTGGCTGCTGATCTCCGTTCGTCGACTGCCGAACAGCTCCTCCCACTCTATGAGAACCGTTCGGCGATCGCTGTTTTCCGGTCGCTTGACGCCGTTTCCCAATCGTTGGTTGACTATTTCCGTTCGTCGACTGTCGAACGGTCTTTCCCATCCTATGAGACCCGTTCGATGATCGTCGCTTCCCGGTCACCGGTCGACGTTCCCTGGTCACCGGTCGACTCTTCCCGAACGCCAACTGCCAATCTCCGGTTGCCGACTGCCGAGTTACATTCCCTCGGCGTTCTGGAGGGCCCATATAGGACTTTTCTCCCGATGAGAGGGTTTGAGCCACTTTTCAGGGGCTAATGGTACGTTCAATTTGCCCTTCAGTAGAGGGCAGAATAACCGAAGCAGACAATATATCAGCATATAGTTTACAGCCAGTCTAAAACGTCGAAATCAGCAATAACAGAGTCAGACGTTGCCGAATACAGCTTCCAATTCTTCGCCAAAAACCTCTCTCCGGTACTTGCGACGTTCTGATTCGGAGATGTAATTCGAGACAATAATCTCTGCACTCGAGGACCCCTGATCAGCAGCGACCTCCTCCAACTCCTCAGCCAGTTCGGTCACCGCATTCTTATACATCGTGTACCAGAGTCTCCTTCCCATCTTAGCCGTCGGTGTCTCACCGTCAACAGTCACATCAACGGCTGTAGCGAGTCTCTTGAACCGATTATTGATCGTCTCCCCGGTTCGATGCCCACTCGACGATTGACTCGAGGGGAACAGGTAACCGTTCCATCCAGGACCTTCGAGATCTGCAATGCGGTCTTGAACAGCGTCGACACCGAACATCAGGTTGACGGTGCCCGGTCCATTCTTGCGCTCCTCGAACTCAATGTAGTCGTCGCTGTAACTACCGTCATCATTCTCAGTATCGAAGACGAACTGGGAGACGTGCAGCGAAGCCACCTCATCAGGCCGTAGACCCCACGCACCAAGGCCCAGTACCAGCAGCTGGTCAGCGGGGTTATCTGCTTCGTGGAAGATTCGACGCATTCCCTCCCTGTCGACTGTCGGGTTGTCGGGCTTGCTCCTTTCCCAATCATATTGGTTGGCTACGGGGTTGATGGGGTTGTATCGAGCTCTCCTGAAGTTAGCAAGGTACTCATAGAACTGCCGAATCTCACTGTAGTACTTGAGTTTTGTCTCGTCATTGGCTAACTCTTGGTTGAATACATCGAAGACAGCGAGACAGCGGTCGATCTCTTCTGGGCGATCGTACTCATCGTCGAGGTGTCTTTCGAGATCGGAATGACCGTGCAGCGATTCATAGATGCGTGCAAACTGGGCGAGTCGAGATCGACGGCTGCGGATGGTTCTCTCAGCAAGATTCCCCCTGCTTCTGCGGCCTTCGAGGTACTTCTCGAACACGCTGATCATGCTTTCAGAGCTGATCCCCCAGTCGTATGCGTCACCCTCGTCTTCGCCCACTCCGACAACGTCGGTGTAAAACTCAGTGAGGGTGAGTTCGTGGTTCTTCCGGAGCGTATCGGCAAGCCCTGAAAAGCCGTTGTCGAGCAGCCATTCGTATGGTGGAGATTCTTTCCTGGGTTCGAGACCGTCAGCAACCATCTTCGGGGCGATGGTATCGTTATAAAACGCCACCAATTCGTCGAGTGACTTGCGGTTCCAACTATACCGATATCCGCTCATAGAAGGCCTCTCGCTGTGATCAAGGGTAATTCTAAGACACTCATATTCTGTACAGAGAGACTATCGTACTATAATATAACACTTTTCCCTAATCGCTTGTCTCTCTGGGACAAGCGAACTATGGCAATATCGAGATATAACGGCGCTATACGCATAAACCATAATTCGCTATATCAAAGTCGGGAAGCTGAAGACAGCAATAAGTCGGAGGATGGATTTTGACAAACCATCAGGCTCGTAAGGTGTTCCTCACAGGCTATTGCGCTCGAATTCAAGAAAACGCCTTCTCAGACGAATTCATACCAGAATGAACACCATTCAATCTCCGCCAAATAGCGACTCTCCCGCATCTGTCATCGTGTAGTCGTCCCAGTCCTCGTGGTTCGCCGTTGTAGTCTCCAAATCAGCGGATGGTAACTCTCCCTCGAAGTCGTGGAGTCAGGCCACCACCTCTTCGGCATCGATGGTGATACGCGTCTCGTCCGTGTCGATGCTGGTGTTGAGTCCATCAGCGTGGACTTCTTTCGGACAAATGGTTCAGAAAAGTACTACTAAGGGGAGCTATATGGTCGTAATATTCTGGGACTATGAGTGAAGCAGACATCCACTTCGACTTCTTCGCGTACCTCAAGGCCGCCATCAGCGAACGGCCAGACAGAGGCTCGGTCACCTACGGTGACGTACGAGCCGAGTACACCGACGGGTTGTCGGGTCGGGCTGACATCGTGGTCTTTGACGACGACGGCGCCCCTGTGTTCATCGTTGAGGCGAAGCGACCTGATGGTGACGGCTCTCGCGAGACCGACCCGTATTCCGCCGATGTTATCCGACAGGCATTCGGCTACGCCGGAGACCTCGGTGCGCCTTTCTTCTGCACGTACAACGAGAAACGGCTCGTGGTGTTCGACGCCTTTGAGAAGGGTGTCCCGCTCTTAGAACGGTCGCAGAAGTCGTACATTATCTCTGACCCAGAAGAGTTCGCGGACACGCTTCTTGACGAGGTGGCAGACCTCATGGAGGGCGACAAGAACTGGGACGCGGTGGATGACGTGTTCATCGAGCGAGTCAACACTCTCCATGAGTATATGTCGCCCCGAGTTGAAACCGAACTCGAAAACCACCTCAACGAAGACGAGGATTTCCAGTCAGATTTTGAGCAGTGGACTGCCGCACAGGGCATCGAGTACGACCGCGACGACGAGGACGAACGGGAAGAGGTTCAACGTGAATTCGCACAGCAGGCCGCGTACCTGATAATCAACAAGGTAATCTTCTACAAGATTCTGGAGTCTTCACCGACGTATTCAAAAGACATCGACCCGTTAGTTCCGCGTCCGTCGCACGTGCAGGAAGACCTCGAAGAGTACTTTTCGCATCTGGTGGATGAGGTGGACTTCGAAGCCATCTACGAACACGACAACATCTACAGCGAGATACCGCTTGACGCCGTGGAGGGGAAGCTCCGCGCCTTCATCCTCGAACTGGACGACTACGACCTCAGCCAGTTCAACAGCGACGTGATTGGCCGCATCTACGAAGGAGTCATCCCCGCCGACCGCCGCCGTGCGATGGGGGAGTACTACACGCCGCCAGCCATCTGCGACCTCATCACGCGGTTGACGGTCCAGTCCTCAGACGACACGGTGCTTGACCCGGCGTGTGGAAGTGGGGGCTTCCTCGTGAGTGCATACCATCGATTACACGACAAACTTCCTGAACCCGCTGGAGGTCACGAACACATCCTCAGCCACCTCTCCGGCGTGGAGATTAACCGCTTTCCCGCGCACCTGACCGCCATTAATCTCGCCATTCAAGACCTCTCGGCCTACACTGAGTGGGTTGACGTAGAAATTAAGGATTTCTTCGACGTGAAGAAGTACCAGAAGCTCGGCGGGCGAGAGATGGCAGGGGCGGGAGGCACAGAAACTGAAGAGGGACTCGGAGACCAACGCGGCGGCTACGACGCCGTTGTTGGGAACCCGCCGTACATTCGACAGGAGAACATCGACGACAAGGACAAGGTTCGAAACCACCTCTCCAGCGACGAAATCGACGCTGAAGATATGTCCAGCTACTCAGACATCTACGCGTACTTCATCACCCACGGAACCGAGTTCCTTGCGGACGGCGTCGACTTCGGGTTCATAACAAGTGACCGCTGGCTTGACACCCAATATGGCGAGGACGTTCAACAGTTCCTGCTCGATAACTACGAAATACGAGCGATAATCAAGTTCGACCGACAGGTGTTCGATGACGCGTTGGTGGATTCAAGCGTCGTCATCCTTCGTCGGCAGAGCGACAAGAGCGAGCGCGATTCGAACGTCGCCAAATTTCTCCGACTGAAGCAGGAACTCAGCATCGATGACATCGCGGCCATCGTTGAGGAGGAAGCCGAGCCGAACAAGCTCGTCACGAACGATGATTATCGGCTGGTCACGCGCAAACAGGCGGCGCTTCACCACGAGAAGAAGTGGAACGTCTTCTTCTTCGCACCCCCGCTATACTTCGACCTCGACGCCCATCCTGCCGTCGTTGAACTGGGCGACATCGCAGGCGTCAGTCGCGGTATCACGACTGGGGCGAACCCGTTCTTCTTCGGTCACACCGACGAGTTTGACGAACTTGGGTTGGAACCCTACTCGACCCATGCGTTGAAGGCGACTGGGTAGGTGGATAGAATCCGGGTAACCAACGAGGACGCCAGCGAATGGAGCATCATCGACTCGCACCCCTACGTAGAGGAGGCGACTGGCGACGATGCGGACTTCGGCACTACAGACGAACAACAGGTAAAGGAGTGGCTGGCTGAAAACGACCATCGAGCCCTCCTCGAATACATCGAATCAGGGGAGGAACAAGGGTATCATGACCGCCCCACGACCCGAACACGGGACATCTGGTTCGACCTTGGCAACCTCTCGCGACCCAAGATTCTCTCCACCATGTTCACGTGGACGACACATCGTGTCTTTTGGAACGATGCCGATGCCCCGACGGGAGACCGATTCTACTACGTGGCCCCACACGGCGACGTTGACCAGAAGCTTCTCGGCGGTCTGCTTAACTCCCGCGTCGTGTGGCTCTCTAACGAGTTGAAGGGACGACGTGCTGGCGGGCAGGGGATGACTCGCCTGCAGACAAAGGTGTACGAGACGGAACTGTGGACGGTGCCGAACCCCCGCGAATTTGAGGACGAAAAAAAGGAGGCAATCAAGTCGGCGTTCGATGACCTGATGGACGCCGAACTCTCCCACGAAGAACCGACCCGCGAGGATACCGAAGCCGAGCGGGACGAACTTGACAAAGCCGTGTTGGAGACGCTGGAGATGGGAGACAGGTTAGATGAACTCAAGGAGTCAATTGACCTGATGCTACAGATGCGAGAAGAGGGAGCCGGAGAACTCACGTCCGTCCTCGTCGGGCGAGAGGCGAGACAGGAGGCAGACTCCGATGTTGTGGACCTCCCCGGAGTCGCAGAAGCTCGGGAAAACACCACGCTGGGCGACTTCTAACAGCCAGTATTAGAGCGCCCGAATTCGCGTATTAACCGTTTCATCGAGATAGTACACGGCGTCTTCGAGGAACTCGTCGCTCATCGCCAGCCCCATCTCCTTGGGTTCGGGGTCATCTTTGGCCAGCGCGGTTCGGAGGTTTCTGATATGCCGCTCGCGGAGCTTCTCCTCGAACGCGCCCCGCATCTGTTCCTCGGTCTGCTGGTACACCGACAGAACCAACTCTGCCACCGACTCTGTAGACTCATCGGCGGACAACGCATCGCCGTACTCCTCATCCAACAGCGCGTTGATTGCCTCACGAGCCCGTTCTTCACGCGTCGAACCCGCTAACTCCTGCTCCGCCTGTTCGACTTCGACCTCAAGCTCACGAAGCCGCTCCAACGCCTCCTCACTGGTCAGGGAGTTATCATTCCACCGGACCGCGATTTCTTGGACCTTCTCACTCAGCATCTTGTACTTGGGCGACATCTGTTCGAGCGCATCCAGCGTGTCGAGCAGGTCATCCTTCTTGCGGGCGATGCGGACGGGAGCCGCTTCGATGTCTGCACCATTAATTGTCCGCACGTGTTCGCCTCCCTCAGACTCCTTGTACACCTCAACGTACTCGTCCACCAGTTCAAGCGTGCGACTCCTGAAATCATCCTGTGGCGGCGGTTGCGACGTATCAACCGCTTGGGCGAGCGCCTGTATCCAGCGGTAGTCGTCTTCGAGCCGTTCACCGTCCTTCAGCAGACGTTCGTCCGGCGCTATGTTCGCGCGG
This genomic stretch from Halorubrum lacusprofundi ATCC 49239 harbors:
- a CDS encoding ISH3-like element ISHla9 family transposase encodes the protein MFTIPQPDGHLSATDVKELAEDIVEQLPLPGIEGSPLDSGEIWAVVTLAAVNQTSVWETCKDNDNAPCDDTVMDWLHTLNREWLERIANDLLKEMAMTILDPDRSRIVSIDFVDNPYHGTYADESGELCRMAAKDGTTTCHRYCSAYLVSNGKPVTLAMTYVRSDESEADAVERVLDRVEAYPFDIDLLLADRGFYNERILRRSHDIAATVVPVQKKGKRMKKKLDTHCSYMTTYRMYKDCKRELKFPLAVAVSYQAGDRGKSGEVVRGYVACDLADRTPKRVEQLYRKRSAIETSYRVFRQARVVTTTQDSIVRFGFVLVGFLLENLWLVLRWAVVARPRRGGRDLPEEFTFKTFSDWIRHALEEELERSWEIKMNGVGVPEAYAAAAG
- a CDS encoding N-6 DNA methylase — its product is MSEADIHFDFFAYLKAAISERPDRGSVTYGDVRAEYTDGLSGRADIVVFDDDGAPVFIVEAKRPDGDGSRETDPYSADVIRQAFGYAGDLGAPFFCTYNEKRLVVFDAFEKGVPLLERSQKSYIISDPEEFADTLLDEVADLMEGDKNWDAVDDVFIERVNTLHEYMSPRVETELENHLNEDEDFQSDFEQWTAAQGIEYDRDDEDEREEVQREFAQQAAYLIINKVIFYKILESSPTYSKDIDPLVPRPSHVQEDLEEYFSHLVDEVDFEAIYEHDNIYSEIPLDAVEGKLRAFILELDDYDLSQFNSDVIGRIYEGVIPADRRRAMGEYYTPPAICDLITRLTVQSSDDTVLDPACGSGGFLVSAYHRLHDKLPEPAGGHEHILSHLSGVEINRFPAHLTAINLAIQDLSAYTEWVDVEIKDFFDVKKYQKLGGREMAGAGGTETEEGLGDQRGGYDAVVGNPPYIRQENIDDKDKVRNHLSSDEIDAEDMSSYSDIYAYFITHGTEFLADGVDFGFITSDRWLDTQYGEDVQQFLLDNYEIRAIIKFDRQVFDDALVDSSVVILRRQSDKSERDSNVAKFLRLKQELSIDDIAAIVEEEAEPNKLVTNDDYRLVTRKQAALHHEKKWNVFFFAPPLYFDLDAHPAVVELGDIAGVSRGITTGANPFFFGHTDEFDELGLEPYSTHALKATG
- a CDS encoding ParA family protein, whose translation is MASETSAVETSPETIAVSFQKGGTGKTFNSLMISGGLNARNLEVLLIDLDPQGSLTANVGKREVFEDADRLSLDEVLMDVEKWSQIDDVVLTDHEEFDFIPANTTFKGNKTPLDTASASEKRLGKALEQLSKDYHYIVCDCPPDLSAYTKNAITVSGNVVVPMKPESETIFSVRDQWQALQVLGMMHDFEVNYLAYPLTYISNKLTTENKEVISWCEENTSPLVKIDDRASFDRAKWGQNSIYNYEESLRNDQLPVYDEVVQLVLDGTNPPSYGVDISAARDMTPEDIRAEAGVN
- a CDS encoding type I restriction enzyme subunit R domain-containing protein; protein product: MDEFKRPGESPLMLVVCDMLLTGFDAPILRTMYLDRPIQNHNLLQAIARTNRTQEGKEFGEIIDYTGITRDIDGMFEYAEDEMDAYLDEDKDEFIEQYEALINDIFAMFDGLDRDDREGTAVFNKWYDCLDTEPKLEKFLQKWRKLKRLRANIAPDERLLKDGERLEDDYRWIQALAQAVDTSQPPPQDDFRSRTLELVDEYVEVYKESEGGEHVRTINGADIEAAPVRIARKKDDLLDTLDALEQMSPKYKMLSEKVQEIAVRWNDNSLTSEEALERLRELEVEVEQAEQELAGSTREERAREAINALLDEEYGDALSADESTESVAELVLSVYQQTEEQMRGAFEEKLRERHIRNLRTALAKDDPEPKEMGLAMSDEFLEDAVYYLDETVNTRIRAL
- a CDS encoding integrase, which produces MSGYRYSWNRKSLDELVAFYNDTIAPKMVADGLEPRKESPPYEWLLDNGFSGLADTLRKNHELTLTEFYTDVVGVGEDEGDAYDWGISSESMISVFEKYLEGRRSRGNLAERTIRSRRSRLAQFARIYESLHGHSDLERHLDDEYDRPEEIDRCLAVFDVFNQELANDETKLKYYSEIRQFYEYLANFRRARYNPINPVANQYDWERSKPDNPTVDREGMRRIFHEADNPADQLLVLGLGAWGLRPDEVASLHVSQFVFDTENDDGSYSDDYIEFEERKNGPGTVNLMFGVDAVQDRIADLEGPGWNGYLFPSSQSSSGHRTGETINNRFKRLATAVDVTVDGETPTAKMGRRLWYTMYKNAVTELAEELEEVAADQGSSSAEIIVSNYISESERRKYRREVFGEELEAVFGNV
- a CDS encoding DUF6166 domain-containing protein, translating into MEELLDDLRLLQHRQPDLFEDAVLMLDGVEWADSETVYSNDETADSIAPIADGEPLDPRTDIEEHGQSGGCSWSYTGAGSQQLALAILAHATDPGVARRRAQGFAAVYIQSLDDGWKLTAEEVQKWVRIVENEDRDLNLEKLDMSPYERKLNQVHDIFESEIEASDLTEDERERLESAVSEFVESRFPEEPLGSQDTSDSTE